One region of Flavobacterium pisciphilum genomic DNA includes:
- the hpf gene encoding ribosome hibernation-promoting factor, HPF/YfiA family, translating to MKVSINAVNFTVDRKLVDFVQDRMDKLEKYYDRVVSVDVFLKVEKTSDKENKIAEIKINVPGDDFLVKKQCKTFEEAVELSAESLERLLVKRKEKIRTHI from the coding sequence ATGAAGGTAAGTATTAATGCGGTTAACTTCACTGTTGACAGAAAATTGGTAGATTTCGTTCAAGACAGAATGGATAAGTTAGAGAAGTATTATGACAGGGTGGTATCAGTGGATGTTTTTTTAAAGGTTGAGAAAACTAGTGATAAAGAAAATAAAATTGCTGAGATAAAAATTAATGTCCCAGGTGATGATTTTTTGGTAAAAAAGCAGTGTAAAACCTTTGAAGAGGCGGTTGAGCTTTCGGCGGAATCTTTAGAACGATTGTTGGTTAAGAGGAAAGAAAAGATAAGAACACATATTTAA
- the rplL gene encoding 50S ribosomal protein L7/L12 — translation MADLKQFAEQLVNLTVKEVNELATILKDEYGIEPAAAAVVVAAGGDVAAEEAQTEFTVVLKEAGASKLAVVKLVKELTGLGLKEAKDVVDSAPSNVKEGVSKEEAEGLKKSLEEAGAVVELK, via the coding sequence ATGGCAGATTTGAAACAATTCGCAGAACAATTAGTTAACCTAACAGTTAAAGAAGTTAACGAATTAGCAACAATATTAAAAGACGAGTATGGTATTGAGCCTGCTGCTGCAGCTGTTGTAGTTGCTGCTGGTGGTGATGTAGCTGCTGAAGAAGCACAAACTGAATTCACAGTTGTATTAAAAGAAGCTGGTGCTTCTAAATTAGCTGTAGTTAAATTGGTAAAAGAACTTACAGGTTTAGGTCTTAAAGAAGCTAAAGATGTAGTTGATAGTGCTCCAAGTAACGTTAAAGAAGGTGTTTCTAAAGAAGAGGCTGAAGGTCTTAAAAAATCTTTAGAAGAAGCTGGAGCTGTAGTTGAACTTAAATAA
- the rplA gene encoding 50S ribosomal protein L1, whose product MAKLTKKQKEAASKIEKNKLYSLKDAAALIKVIASAKFDESVDIAVRLGVDPRKANQMVRGVVTLPHGTGKDVKVLALVTPDKEAEAKEAGADYVGLDDYLQKIKDGWTDVDVIITMPAVMGKLGPLGRILGPRGLMPNPKTGTVTMDVAKAVQEVKAGKIDFKVDKTGIVHAGIGKVSFGAEQIYDNAHEIIQTLIKLKPTAAKGTYIKGIHLTSTMSPAIALDPKAV is encoded by the coding sequence ATGGCAAAATTGACAAAAAAGCAAAAAGAGGCTGCTTCAAAAATTGAAAAGAACAAACTATATTCTCTTAAAGATGCTGCTGCATTAATTAAGGTTATAGCTTCTGCAAAATTTGATGAGTCTGTTGATATCGCAGTTCGTTTGGGTGTAGATCCAAGAAAAGCGAATCAAATGGTTAGAGGTGTGGTAACATTACCTCACGGAACAGGTAAAGATGTAAAAGTATTAGCATTGGTTACTCCAGATAAAGAAGCGGAAGCTAAAGAAGCTGGAGCAGACTATGTAGGTCTTGATGATTATTTACAAAAAATAAAAGACGGTTGGACAGATGTTGATGTTATCATCACTATGCCAGCTGTAATGGGTAAATTAGGTCCATTAGGTCGTATTTTAGGACCTAGAGGTTTAATGCCAAACCCTAAAACAGGTACTGTAACTATGGATGTTGCAAAAGCTGTTCAAGAGGTTAAAGCTGGTAAAATTGACTTTAAAGTTGATAAAACTGGTATCGTACATGCAGGAATTGGTAAAGTTTCTTTTGGAGCTGAGCAAATTTATGACAATGCACACGAAATTATTCAAACATTAATCAAACTTAAACCAACTGCTGCTAAAGGTACCTACATTAAAGGAATTCACCTTACTAGCACTATGAGTCCAGCAATTGCTTTGGACCCTAAAGCAGTATAA
- the tuf gene encoding elongation factor Tu: MAKENFNRSKPHLNIGTIGHVDHGKTTLTAAITKVLSDAGYCQAKSFDQIDNAPEEKERGITINTSHVEYETANRHYAHVDCPGHADYVKNMVTGAAQMDGAILVVAATDGPMPQTREHILLGRQVGIPRMVVFMNKVDMVDDAELLELVEMEIRDLLSFYEYDGDNGPVVQGSALGGLNNDPAWVPKILELMDAVDNWIEEPIRDTAKPFLMPVEDVFTITGRGTVATGRIETGIANTGDAVEIIGMGADKLTSTITGVEMFRKILDRGEAGDNVGLLLRGVDKESIKRGMVIIKPGSVKPHATFKAEVYILKKEEGGRHTPFHNNYRPQFYVRTTDVTGVITLPEGVEMVMPGDNLTINVSLLSPIAMSVGLRFAIREGGRTVGAGQVTEIVG, encoded by the coding sequence ATGGCAAAGGAGAATTTTAATCGTTCCAAACCGCACTTAAACATAGGTACAATTGGACACGTGGATCACGGAAAAACTACATTAACTGCGGCAATTACTAAAGTATTGTCTGATGCAGGTTACTGTCAAGCTAAATCGTTTGATCAAATCGATAACGCTCCAGAGGAGAAAGAAAGAGGTATTACAATTAATACTTCACACGTAGAGTATGAAACAGCTAACCGTCACTACGCTCACGTTGACTGTCCAGGTCACGCGGATTACGTAAAGAACATGGTTACTGGAGCAGCTCAAATGGATGGAGCTATCTTAGTAGTTGCTGCTACAGATGGTCCAATGCCACAAACACGTGAGCACATCCTTTTAGGACGTCAGGTTGGTATTCCAAGAATGGTTGTATTCATGAATAAAGTGGATATGGTTGATGATGCTGAGTTGTTAGAACTTGTTGAGATGGAAATCAGAGACTTGTTATCTTTCTACGAGTATGATGGAGATAATGGTCCTGTTGTTCAAGGTTCTGCTTTAGGAGGATTGAATAATGATCCTGCTTGGGTTCCTAAAATTTTAGAATTGATGGATGCTGTTGATAACTGGATTGAAGAGCCAATTCGTGATACTGCTAAGCCTTTCTTGATGCCAGTTGAAGATGTATTTACAATTACAGGACGTGGAACTGTTGCTACAGGTCGTATCGAAACTGGAATTGCTAATACTGGTGATGCTGTTGAAATCATTGGTATGGGAGCTGATAAATTAACTTCTACTATTACAGGAGTTGAGATGTTCCGTAAAATCCTTGATAGAGGTGAAGCTGGAGATAACGTAGGTTTATTGTTAAGAGGTGTTGATAAAGAATCTATCAAAAGAGGAATGGTTATCATTAAGCCAGGATCAGTAAAACCACACGCTACTTTTAAAGCAGAGGTTTATATCTTGAAAAAAGAAGAAGGTGGACGTCATACTCCATTCCATAATAACTACCGTCCACAGTTCTACGTACGTACAACTGACGTAACAGGAGTTATTACTTTACCAGAAGGAGTAGAGATGGTAATGCCAGGAGATAACTTGACTATTAATGTTTCTTTATTAAGCCCAATCGCAATGAGCGTAGGTTTACGTTTCGCTATCCGTGAAGGTGGTAGAACAGTTGGAGCAGGTCAGGTAACTGAAATCGTAGGATAA
- the rplJ gene encoding 50S ribosomal protein L10, whose amino-acid sequence MTREEKSIAIEDLTAQLAGTNIVYVADISGLNAETTSNLRRACFKAGIKLEVVKNTLLAKAMEASENNYGELPSVLKGNTSIFISDVANAPGKIIKDFRKKSDKPILKGAFINSEVYIGDDQLDALATIKSKEELLGELIGLLQSPAQRVISALQNQFANSEEAEA is encoded by the coding sequence ATGACTAGAGAAGAAAAATCAATCGCGATTGAAGATTTAACTGCACAGTTAGCTGGTACAAATATTGTTTATGTAGCAGATATTTCTGGACTTAATGCAGAAACAACTTCAAATTTGAGAAGAGCTTGTTTTAAAGCAGGTATAAAATTAGAGGTTGTAAAAAATACATTGCTTGCAAAAGCTATGGAAGCTTCTGAAAATAATTATGGTGAGTTACCTTCAGTATTGAAAGGAAACACTTCAATCTTTATTTCAGATGTTGCAAATGCACCTGGTAAAATTATCAAAGATTTCCGTAAGAAATCTGATAAACCAATTTTAAAAGGAGCTTTTATTAATTCAGAAGTTTACATTGGAGATGATCAATTAGATGCATTAGCAACTATCAAATCTAAAGAAGAGCTTCTTGGAGAACTTATTGGATTACTTCAATCTCCAGCTCAAAGAGTTATTTCTGCTTTACAAAACCAATTCGCAAACAGCGAAGAGGCAGAAGCATAA
- a CDS encoding tyrosine-type recombinase/integrase, protein MKTNKQAFQEYLQLEKKYSSHTLGAYMNDIVSFESFNKLHFDQENIDQVNYSQIRSWVVSLVDANMSNVSVNRKMASLKAFYRFLLKTKQIEISPMQKHKALKTPKMVQVPFSEKELVDLINQMGDSVGFEEIRNKLIIDLFYTTGIRRAELIGLLSVNVDSSANTIKVLGKRNKERVIPILPVITKQFLLYVKERESVENIVDGDYFFITKKGLKLNETFVYRLINSYFSKVSEKVKKSPHVLRHTFATHLLNNGADLNSVKELLGHSSLASTQVYTHSSLAALKKVYADAHPRNK, encoded by the coding sequence GTGAAAACAAATAAACAAGCATTTCAGGAATATCTTCAGTTAGAGAAAAAGTATTCTTCACATACTCTGGGTGCTTATATGAATGATATAGTTTCTTTTGAATCATTTAATAAACTTCATTTTGATCAGGAAAATATTGATCAGGTAAATTATAGTCAGATTAGATCTTGGGTGGTTTCTCTTGTTGACGCTAATATGTCTAATGTTTCGGTTAATCGTAAAATGGCGTCTTTGAAAGCATTTTATAGATTTTTGTTAAAAACGAAACAGATAGAGATTAGTCCGATGCAAAAGCATAAGGCGTTGAAGACTCCTAAGATGGTGCAGGTTCCGTTTTCTGAAAAAGAATTGGTGGATTTGATAAATCAGATGGGGGATTCTGTGGGTTTTGAAGAAATTAGGAATAAATTGATAATTGATTTGTTTTACACGACTGGTATCCGAAGGGCTGAGTTGATAGGATTGCTTAGTGTTAATGTTGATTCGTCTGCTAATACGATTAAGGTGTTGGGAAAGCGTAATAAAGAGCGTGTGATTCCAATTTTACCTGTTATTACAAAGCAGTTTTTGTTGTATGTAAAAGAGCGTGAAAGTGTTGAAAATATAGTTGATGGGGATTATTTTTTTATTACTAAAAAAGGGTTAAAATTGAATGAAACCTTTGTTTATCGATTAATAAATTCATACTTTAGTAAAGTCTCTGAAAAGGTAAAAAAAAGTCCTCATGTCCTTCGACATACGTTTGCGACTCATTTATTGAATAACGGAGCTGATTTGAATTCAGTAAAAGAATTATTAGGACATTCAAGTTTGGCATCTACGCAAGTATATACACATAGTAGTTTAGCGGCTCTTAAAAAAGTGTATGCAGATGCGCATCCGAGGAATAAATAG
- the rplK gene encoding 50S ribosomal protein L11 has protein sequence MAKEISKVVKLQVKGGAANPSPPVGPALGAAGVNIMEFCKQFNARTQDKPGKICPVQITVYKDKSFDFVVKTPPAAVQLMEAAKLKSGSGEPNRKKVASVTWEQIRAIAEDKMPDLNAFTMESAMSMVAGTARSMGITVSGDSPF, from the coding sequence ATGGCTAAAGAAATTAGTAAGGTAGTTAAACTACAAGTTAAGGGAGGTGCTGCGAATCCGTCGCCACCGGTTGGACCTGCTTTAGGAGCTGCTGGGGTTAATATCATGGAGTTCTGTAAGCAATTTAATGCTAGAACACAAGATAAACCTGGCAAAATATGCCCAGTACAAATTACTGTGTATAAAGACAAATCATTTGATTTTGTTGTAAAAACTCCTCCAGCAGCAGTTCAGTTAATGGAAGCTGCAAAGCTAAAATCTGGTTCAGGTGAGCCTAATCGTAAAAAAGTAGCTAGTGTTACTTGGGAACAAATTAGAGCTATTGCTGAAGACAAGATGCCAGACTTAAATGCATTCACTATGGAGTCTGCAATGAGTATGGTCGCTGGAACAGCTAGATCTATGGGTATAACTGTATCAGGAGATTCTCCTTTTTAA
- the secE gene encoding preprotein translocase subunit SecE, with product MTKVVNYISEAFEELKSNVTWPAWAEVQRLTIVVAVFSVLFALATWGVDEFFAKALAGFFNWIKA from the coding sequence ATGACAAAAGTTGTTAATTACATATCAGAAGCATTCGAGGAATTGAAGTCAAATGTAACTTGGCCAGCATGGGCAGAAGTACAAAGATTGACAATTGTAGTAGCTGTATTTTCAGTATTATTCGCTTTGGCAACTTGGGGAGTAGATGAATTTTTTGCAAAAGCATTGGCTGGATTTTTTAACTGGATAAAAGCGTAA
- the nusG gene encoding transcription termination/antitermination protein NusG, translating to MADNNVKKWYVVRAVSGQENKVKAYIETEIARLGMGDYVSQVLVPTEKVVTVKEGKKIAKDKVYFPGYVMIEANLVGEIPHIIKSITSVIGFLGETKGGEPVPLRLSEVNRMLGKVDELAVNTDTRSIPFNLGETIKVIDGPFNGFNGTVEKINEEKRKLEVMVKIFGRKTPLELSFMQVEKV from the coding sequence ATGGCAGATAATAATGTGAAAAAGTGGTATGTAGTTCGAGCAGTAAGTGGACAAGAGAATAAAGTCAAAGCTTACATCGAAACTGAGATTGCCAGATTAGGTATGGGTGATTATGTTTCCCAAGTTTTAGTTCCTACTGAAAAAGTGGTAACTGTAAAAGAGGGCAAAAAGATAGCTAAGGATAAAGTATATTTTCCTGGATATGTTATGATCGAAGCCAATTTAGTTGGTGAAATACCTCATATTATTAAATCAATAACTAGTGTAATTGGTTTTTTAGGTGAAACTAAAGGTGGAGAGCCTGTTCCGCTTAGATTATCAGAGGTAAATAGAATGCTAGGTAAGGTTGATGAACTGGCTGTTAATACAGATACACGTTCGATTCCTTTTAACTTAGGAGAAACAATTAAGGTAATTGATGGACCTTTCAACGGTTTCAATGGTACAGTTGAAAAAATCAATGAAGAAAAGCGTAAACTTGAAGTAATGGTTAAGATTTTCGGAAGAAAAACACCATTAGAGTTAAGTTTTATGCAAGTAGAAAAAGTATAA